A genomic window from Cyprinus carpio isolate SPL01 chromosome A2, ASM1834038v1, whole genome shotgun sequence includes:
- the LOC109092717 gene encoding UDP-glucose:glycoprotein glucosyltransferase 1-like, with translation MATHEADSEAGAGFRGKMWMLCAALLALGSVHSVNGDSKAVTTTLTTKWPSTPLLLETSEFLAEESQDKFWDFVEATQNIENDHDDTDQAYYDLILKRASVLLSPVQLNLLKFALSLRAYSSTVHSFQQIATNEPPPPGCKAFFNVHGQTSCDSERLKAMLDNALERPKPYLFKGDHKFRSANPDAPVVILYAELGTKEFSRFHQLMLSKANKGLITYVLRHFLSNPSKGKVLLSGYGVELAIKNQEYKAKDDTQVQAGADVNATVIGENDPVDEVQGFLFGKLKTNYPELKEQLKELRKHLIESTNEMAPLKVWQMQDLSFQTAARILGAPSVDALNVMRDLSQNFPTKARSITKTVVNSEIRKEIEENQKYFKGTLGLQPGDSALFINGLHIDLDVQDIFSVFDMLRNEARVMEGLRSLLIDTPYIHDILKLNVQPSDSDYAVDIRSPAVNWINNLETDGRYASWPSNVQELLRPTFPGVIRQIRKNFHNLVMILDPTLENTAELISVAEMFYSNNIPLRIGVVFVVNDSDEVDGMQDAGVALLRAFNYIADDVDSQMAFDAIISMLNRVPSGGKLKVEHVVGVLEKRYPYVEISSILGPDSAYDNNRKEGKAYYEQTGVGPLPVVLYNGMPLQREQLDPDELETVVMHKILETTSFFQRTVYLGELNSDHDVVDFIMNQPNVVPRINSRILSTSRNYLDLSATNNHFIDEYARFLFLDTKDKNAAVANSMNYMTKKDDGIIRPVTFWVVGDFDQPSGRQLLYDAIRHMKTSNNVRLGVINNPSENLSNEKSLIARAIWAAMQTQTANNAKNFITKMAKEETAQALYGGRDIAEFAVGGMDVPLFKSAYESPNVNFLLAHSAYCRDVLKLQKGQRAVISNGRIIGPLEEGEVFNQDDFLLLESIILKTSGERIKGKIQQLGMVEDRASDLVMKVDALLSSQPKGEARIEHTFAEDRYSAVKIRPKEEDVYFDVVAVVDPVTRDAQKLAPLLLVLKQLVNVNLRVFMNCQSKLSDLPLKSFYRYVLEPEISFMADSSFAPGPMAKFLDMPQSPLFTLNLNTPESWMIESVHTRYDLDNIYLEEVDSVVAAEYELEYLLLEGHCFDVTTGQPPRGLQFTLGTASDPVIVDTIVMANLGYFQLKANPGAWILRLRKGRSDDIYKIYSHDGTDSPAEAEDLIVVLNTFKSKIIKVKVQKKPEMMNEELLSDGTHENDSGFWTSLTRGFTGASKPEEPKQEKDDVINIFSVASGHLYERFLRIMMLSVLKHTKTPVKFWFLKNYLSPIFKVFIIYVVERCCFQYELVQYKWPRWLHQQTEKQRIIWGYKILFLDVLFPLAVDKFLFVDADQIVRTDLKELRDFDLEGAPYGYTPFCESRREMDGYRFWKSGYWASHLAGRKYHISALYVVDLKKFRKIAAGDRLRGQYQGLSQDPNSLSNLDQDLPNNMIHQVPIKSLPQEWLWCETWCDDASKQKAKTIDLCNNPQTKEPKLQAAVRIVAEWSDYDQEIKRIYNNFLEEKERGTTDSYQQTDRKQPGTYGDKHSEL, from the exons ATGGCAACTCACGAAGCAGATTCAGAAGCCGGTGCTG GCTTTCGTGGGAAAATGTGGATGCTGTGTGCTGCACTGCTGGCTCTGGGCTCTGTCCACTCTGTCAATGGGGACTCAAAAGCTGTCACAACAACACTGACCACTAAATGGCCCTCTACACCACTTCTGCTGGAGACCAG TGAGTTCCTTGCTGAAGAGAGTCAAGACAAGTTCTGGGACTTTGTGGAAGCCActcaaaatattgaaaatgatcATGATG ACACGGATCAGGCTTACTACGATCTGATCCTGAAGAGAGCCAGTGTGCTGCTGAGCCCAGTGCAGCTAAACCTGCTGAAGTTCGCCTTATCTCTGAGGGCCTACTCATCCACTGTCCACTCCTTCCAGCAG ATTGCAACTAATGAGCCTCCTCCACCTGGCTGTAAAGCGTTCTTCAACGTACATGGACAGACATCTTGTGATTCAGAAAGACTTAAAGCCATGCTGGATAACGCCTTAGAACG gccCAAGCCATACCTGTTCAAAGGTGATCACAAATTCCGTTCAGCCAATCCTGATGCACCCGTTGTGATTCTTTATGCTGAGCTGGGCACCAAAGAATTCTCTAGATTCCATCAGCTGATGTTGTCCAAAGCCAACAAGGGCCTGATCACTTACGTTTTACGTCACTTTTTGTCT AACCCCAGCAAGGGTAAAGTGCTCCTGTCTGGATATGGAGTGGAACTGGCCATCAAAAACCAAGAGTACAAAGCCAAAGATGACACACAAGTTCAAG CTGGAGCTGATGTGAATGCCACTGTAATAGGTGAAAACGATCCTGTGGATGAAGTCCAGGGCTTTCTGTTTGGCAAACTCAA GACCAATTATCCTGAACTTAAGGAACAGCTGAAGGAACTCCGGAAGCATTTGATTGAGAGCACCAATGAGATGGCCCCACTTAAAGTCTGGCAGATGCAAG ATCTCAGCTTTCAGACTGCCGCTCGTATCCTGGGAGCTCCCTCTGTGGATGCTCTCAATGTCATGAGGGATTTGAGCCAGAACTTCCCCACCAAAGCCAG gTCCATAACAAAAACAGTGGTTAATTCAGAGATCCGGAAAGAGATTGAGGAAAATCAAAAG TATTTTAAAGGGACGTTAGGTCTCCAGCCAGGGGACTCGGCTCTGTTTATAAATGGACTCCATATTGACCTAGATGTGCAGGATATTTTCAg tgtttttgacATGTTGAGGAATGAGGCAAGGGTCATGGAGGGTCTGCGTAGTCTGCTCATAGACACACCCTACATCCACGACATCCTCAAACTCAACGTCCAGCCCTCAGACTCTGACTACGCAGTGGACATCCGCAGCCCTGCTGTTAAT TGGATTAACAACCTGGAGACAGATGGTAGATATGCATCCTGGCCCTCTAATGTGCAGGAGCTGCTGCGGCCCACCTTTCCTGGAGTCATTCGACAGATCCGGAAAAACTTTCATAATCTG GTGATGATTCTGGATCCAACTCTTGAGAACACGGCAGAGCTGATCAGCGTGGCTGAGATGTTTTATAGCAACAACATCCCACTCAG GATTGGAGTGGTGTTTGTGGTGAATGATTCTGATGAGGTGGATGGGATGCAGGATGCTGGTGTGGCTCTACTTCGAGCTTTCAACTACATCGCTGATGACGTTGACAGCCAGATGGCCTTTGATGCCATCATATCT ATGTTGAACAGAGTTCCCAGTGGAGGCAAACTGAAAGTGGAGCATGTGGTGGGTGTGTTGGAGAAGAGATACCCATATGTAGAGATCAGCAGCATCCTAGGGCCTGACTCTGCCTACGACAACAACAGAAAA GAGGGAAAGGCATATTATGAGCAGACTGGTGTTGGCCCATTGCCCGTGGTATTGTATAATGGAATGCCTTTGCAACGTGAGCAGTTAGACCCAGATGAACTTGAGACAGTCGTCATGCACAAGATCCTGGAAACCACAAGTTTTTTTCAGCGCACCGTCTACCTG GGTGAACTAAACAGTGACCATGATGTGGTGGATTTTATCATGAATCAGCCCAACGTGGTCCCACGAATCAATTCCAGAATCCTGAGCACCAGCAGGAATTATCTGGACCTTTCTGCCACTA ACAATCATTTTATTGACGAATATGCACGTTTCCTCTTTCTGGACACCAAAGATAAGAACGCAGCGGTGGCCAACAGCATGAATTACATGACAAAGAAAG ATGATGGCATCATCCGTCCAGTGACTTTCTGGGTAGTGGGCGACTTTGACCAGCCCTCAGGACGACAGCTGCTGTATGATGCTATACGTCACATG aaaaCCAGTAATAATGTACGATTAGGAGTGATCAATAATCCCAGTGAGAACCTGTCTAATGAGAAGAGCCTAATTGCTCGAGCCATATGGGCAGCCATGCAGACCCAAACCGCCAACAACGCCAAAAACTTCATCACCAAAATGGCTAAAGAAGAGACGGCACAGGCTCTTTACGGAGGGAGAGACATTGCAGAGTTTGCTGTCGGG GGCATGGATGTTCCTCTCTTTAAAAGTGCATATGAGTCCCCTAATGTGAACTTCCTGTTGGCTCACTCTGCCTACTGCCGGGATGTCCTCAAACTGCAGAAGGGCCAGAGAGCTGTGATCAGTAATGGAAGA ATCATTGGTCCATTGGAAGAAGGGGAGGTCTTTAACCAGGATGATTTCCTGCTTCTGGAAAGCATTATCCTGAAGACATCAGGGGAGCGTATTAAGGGCAAAATTCAACAGTTAGGCATGGTAGAGGACAG AGCTAGTGATCTGGTGATGAAAGTGGACGCACTGCTGTCCTCCCAACCCAAAGGTGAGGCAAGGATCGAGCACACTTTTGCAGAAGACAGATACAG CGCTGTAAAGATCAGACCAAAGGAAGAGGACGTGTACTTCGATGTTGTAGCCGTTGTGGATCCAGTGACCAGAGATGCTCAGAAACTGGCACCCCTCCTCCTG GTGTTGAAGCAGCTGGTCAATGTCAACCTGCGAGTGTTCATGAACTGCCAGTCCAAGCTCTCTGACCTCCCACTGAAAAG TTTTTATCGATATGTCTTGGAGCCGGAGATTTCGTTTATGGCGGATAGCAGCTTTGCTCCTGGTCCGATGGCTAAGTTCTTGGATATGCCACAGTCGCCGTTGTTTACCCTCAACCTAAACACCCCTGAGAGCTGGATGATTGAGTCTGTCCACACACGCTACGATCTGGATAACATCTACCTTGAAGAG GTTGACAGTGTTGTGGCCGCTGAGTATGAGTTGGAATATTTATTACTGGAGGGTCATTGTTTTGACGTAACAACAGGTCAGCCACCCCGTGGGCTACAGTTCACCCTGGGCACTGCCTCCGACCCGGTCATAGTCGACACCATCGTCATGGCCAACCTG GGTTATTTCCAGCTGAAAGCAAACCCAGGAGCTTGGATTCTCAGACTGCGGAAAGGCAGGTCGGATGATATCTACAAAATCTACAG TCACGATGGCACAGACTCTCCAGCTGAGGCTGAGGATTTAATCGTCGTCCTCAACACCTTCAAGAGCAAGATCATTAAAGTCAAA GTGCAGAAAAAGCCTGAAATGATGAATGAGGAGCTTCTTAGTGATGGTACCCATGAGAACGACTCTGGATTCTGGACATCTCTAACCAG aggATTTACTGGTGCTTCAAAGCCAGAAGAACCCAAACAGGAGAAAGATGATGTCATTAACATTTTTTCTGTGGCGTCTGGCCACCTGTATGAGAGGTTCCTCAG GATAATGATGTTGTCTGTGCTCAAACACACCAAGACACCCGTCAAGTTCTGGTTCCTCAAAAACTACCTGTCTCCAATTTTTAAG gtgtttataaTTTATGTTGTGGAGAGGTGTTGTTTCCAGTATGAGTTGGTACAGTATAAATGGCCACGCTGGCTTCACCAGCAGACAGAAAAGCAAAGGATCATCTGGGGATATAAGATCCTGTTCCTCGATGTGCTCTTCCCCCTGGCTGTGGACAAGTTCCTCTTTGTAGATGCAGATCAG ATAGTTCGCACAGACCTGAAGGAGCTGCGGGACTTCGATCTGGAGGGAGCACCGTACGGTTACACGCCTTTCTGTGAGAGCCgaagagagatggatggatacCGTTTCTGGAAGTCTGGCTACTGGGCCAGTCATTTGGCAGGACGTAAATACCATATCAG TGCTCTATATGTGGTCGATCTGAAGAAGTTCAGGAAGATTGCAGCTGGAGACAGACTGAGAGGCCAGTACCAGGGTCTGAGTCAGGACCCCAACAGCCTGTCCAACCTGGATCAG GATCTGCCCAACAACATGATTCACCAGGTGCCAATAAAGTCACTTCCTCAGGAATGGCTTTGGTGTGAGACCTGGTGTGATGATGCATCTAAACAGAAAGCCAAGACTATAGATCTG TGCAATAACCCACAGACAAAAGAGCCTAAGCTACAGGCTGCTGTGCGTATAGTAGCTGAGTGGAGTGACTATGACCAGGAGATAAAGAGAATCTACAACAACTTcctggaggagaaagagagaggcacCACAGACAGCTATCagcaaacagacagaaaacaaccAGGTACAT ATGGTGACAAGCACTCAGAGCTTTGA